AGCACACGCGTCGCCGCCCTCCCCGAGGAGGACGGCGACGCGCGACCTGGCGTCGCCGCGGGTCAGCGCTTGTTGACCCAGTAGCTCTGGAGCGATCCCGTCGCCGGGATGCGCGCCGTCGAGACCGAGCCCACGGGAACCCACGGCCCGGCGTTGGTGAGGACGCCGACCTGCGGGTTCGGGTGCCGGGCGACCAGGTAGACCTGGTGCTCTCCCGTGCCGCTCGTGCAGAGGCTGGAGACGTAACCGTCCGCCACCCAGGTGGTGCAGTCGTCAGGGAGCGCGTAGGCGGTGCCGCCCGGCAGGGCGACGGCGAGCAGCGCGGCGAAGGAGAGGGCAGCCGCCCACTTCCTGGATCTCACGTGTGCATTCCTCCGGTGGTGAAAGGGGGTGGAGGTAGAGCTGGTGGCGGCCGGCCGATTCTTAGGAAAGTTTCCTAACCGAAAGATACCTGCGGGTCGGAGCGCGTCAAGACCCCGTCCGTGGCGGCTTTGCCGTCTTTTGGGGTGCGGTTTCTTATCCTGCGGCCATGGCGCGATGGGTGGGCGGCGGCGGGCACCTCGTGGAGGCGATCCGTCTGGACGGCCGGCCGCTGCTGCGCGTCAGCCAGTACGGCTACCTCGTCGCCTACTGCCGCTCGGTGGCCGAGCTGGCCGCGCACGTCGCGCTGGAGGACCTGGTCGAGGTGATCCCTCTGCGGGCCCGTGACCGGTGACGAGCCGATCGGGCGTGCGGGGGCCCAACCGGGACCGCGGCTTTCCGGAACCGTTTCACCGTTCCACGTCGATCTCACCTGATGAGAATTCAAGGCCGCGCCCCGTGGTAATTGTCCGGCCCATTTCGCGCCGCTTTATCGTGCCGGTGCCCGCGCGTCGTGGATGCACGGCTGGATGTACTCCGGGAATTGATTTCCGGACGTTCTCGGTCGCCCGTTGAGATTCCGGTGGCCCTGTCTTCCGATGTCCTCGTCCGCGGGCCGGCGCGGTGGCCGTGGGCCTTGTGGATGCCCGGACACGCCGGGGGGTCCGGTCGCGTCCGGCGGGATGACGCCGAGAAATATGAATGATACTCATAATGCCTTCCGTGGGATGCGAAGAGGCGGCTCCTCACGCGAATGCGGGGCGTCCGTCGCGCCGAGTGATTACCCGGGCAAGCGTTATCGAAAATAGACGGCCGGGGGCTTGTTGGGTGATATTCCGCTGGCTAGTGTCCAGCGCGGGGACCGCGATTAGGGGGCGACATGAATGTGCTTCTCGTCGAGGACGACCGTTGCCTGGCCGCCGCTTTCGCCGCCGGGCTGCGCAGGTACGGCTACGCCGTCGTTCACGCCTCCACCGGCAGGGAGGCCGGGCAGGCCACGGGGTACGACCTGGTCCTCCTGGACCTCGACCTGGCCGACGAGGACGGCCTCGCCCTCTGCCGGTCGATCCGGCGGTTCTGCGGCGTCCCGCTCATCCTGCTCTCCTCCAGGGGCGCCGAGCAGGACCGCGTCCTCGGGCTGCGCGCCGGCGCCGACGACTACCTGGTCAAGCCGTTCGGCATGGCCGCGCTGGAGGCGAGGATCCAGGCGGTCGTGTGCCGGCCCCGCGCCGCGGCGAACGCCACCATCGTCGTCGACGACCTCACCCTCGACCTCGCCGCGCGCACCGTGCGGCGCGCCGGGCGCGCCATCGGTCTCACCCCCAAGGAGTTCGGCCTGCTCGCGCGCATCGCCGAGCGGCGGGGGAAGGTCGTCCAGCGCGAGCAGCTCCTGCTGGAGATCTGGCACGACACGGGCAGGGCCGCGGCGCGCACCCTCGACGTCCACATCACCCACCTGCGCGCCAAGCTCGGCCGCCCGGCCATCCTGCAGACCGTGCGCGGCGTCGGCTACCGGCTGGGCACGGCGGGCGGCGGCTGATCGGGCGGCCCGGCGGCGCCGCCGCCCGTCATGGGGGGCGGCCCGGGATCCTCGCGGGTGACCTGGCCGGGCGCGAGGTCGCCGCGCAGCCCGCGCCAGGAGGGGTGGCGCAGCCGGTGGTCGGGGGTCCACTCGGCGTACTGCACCTCGCCGACCAGCTCCGGGTCCACCCAGCGCGCCTCCCTGGCCTGCTCGCGCGGCACCTCGTCGGCGAAGGGAGAGGTGTCCCTCTCCAGCGGCCTGAGGACCTCCAGCAAATCGCGCAGCGTCTCCTCGGTGAACCCGGTGCCGACGTTGCCCGCGTACACCAGCCGCCCGCCGTCGTGCACGCCGAGCAGGAGCGAGCCGATCGTGGCGGCGCGGCGGCCCTTGCCGGGGGTCCAGCCGCCGATCACCACCTCCTGCGCGCGGAAGTTCTTGACCTTGGTCCAATCGGGCGAGCGCCTGCCGGGCCGGTAGGGGGAGCTCAGGCGCTTGGAGACGATGCCCTCCATGCCGAGCCGCCTGCTGAGGCCGAGGGCGTGCACGCCGTCGTCGTGGAACCAGGCGGGCACCTGCCAGCGCGCGCCCGCCGACACGACCTCCTCCAGCAGCGCCCTGCGCTCCACGTACGGCAGGCCGATCGCCGGATCGGCGCCGACGTGCAGCACGTCGAACAGCATGAACGTGACGGGCACGGTCGCGACGAGGTGGCGGACGCGCGCCGGGTCGCGCTGGTGCATCCGGGGCTGCAGCGCCGAGAAGCTCGGCCGGCCCGCCTCGTCGAAGGCGACGATCTCCCCGTCGAGGACGACGTCGCGGCGGCCGACCGCGCCCGCCAGCGGGTACAGCTCGGGGTAGGCGGTGGTGACGTTCCTGCCGTTGCGCGAGACGAGCCTGAGCGCGGCGTCCTCGACGTACGCGAGGGCGCGCACGCCGTCCCACTTCATCTCGTGCCCCCACTGCTCGTCCACGGCGGGCGGGGGCAGCGGGCCGGGCTGGGCGAGCATCGGGGAGTACGTAGGAAGTCCCCCCATGGGCGTTTTCCTACCCGTTGCACCGCTGCGTACGAACCCCCCGTGCCTCAAGAGGTGATCATGCGATGTCGGGATAATGGGCCTTATGAAATTGAGGATCTTCACCGAACCCCAGCAGGGCGCCACCTACGAGGACCAGCTCCGCGTGGCCCAGGCGGCCGAACGGCTCGGGTTCGACGCCTTCTTCCGTTCCGACCACTACCTGAACATGGGCGGCGACCCCGGCCCGGGGCCGACAGACTCGTGGGTGACGCTCGGAGCCCTCGCCCGTGAGACCAGCACCATCCGGCTCGGCACCCTCGTCACGGCGGGGACCTTCCGCCTGCCGGGCCCGCTCGCGATCAGCGTCGCCCAGGTGGACCAGATGAGCGGCGGCCGGGTGGAGTTCGGCTTCGGCACCGGCTGGTTCGACGCCGAGCACAAGGCGTACGGGATCCCGTTCCCGCCGCTCGGCGAGCGGTTCGCCCGCTTCGAGGAGCAGCTGGAGATCATCACGGGCCTGTGGACCACCGAGCCGGGCGCCACCTACTCGTTCGAGGGCGCCTACTACCGCCTGGTGGACTCCCCGGCGCTGCCCAAGCCCGCGCAGCGCCCCCGCCCGCCGGTGATCATCGGCGGCACCGGCGCCAAGCGCACCCCGCGCATCGCCGCCAGGTTCGCCGACGAGTACAACGTGCCGTTCAACCCCGTCGACGACACCGCCGCCGCGTTCGGCCGGGTCCGCGACGCCGTCGAGGCGGCGGGCCGCGAGCCGATCGTGCTGTCGGCCGCGCAGGTCGTGTGCGTCGGCGCGGACGAGGCCGAGGTCGCCCGCAGGGCCGCCGCGATCGGCCGCGAGGTGCCCGAGCTGCGCCGCAACGGCCTCACCGGCACGCCGCAGGAGGTGCTCGACAAGCTCGGCACGTTCGCCAAGGCCGGGGCCGAACGGGTCTACCTGCAGGTCCTCGACCTGTCCGACCTGGACCACCTGGAGCTGATCGCCGCGGAGATCCTGCCGCACATCTGAGCCGCGCGGGCCTCGGGAATCCGGTGGCCGGGGTGATCGAGATAGGGAAAAATCGGGCGACGTGCTGCTCGCCATCTCGACGACCACGCGGCCGGCCACCGACCTCGGCTTCCTGCTGCACAAGCATCCCGACCGCGTGCAGGAGTTCGACCAGTCCTTCGGGGTCGCCCGCGTCTTCTACCCCGAGGCCACCGCCGACCGGTGCACCGCGGCGCTCATGCTCGACGTCGACGCGGTGCGC
The Sphaerisporangium krabiense genome window above contains:
- a CDS encoding transposase; protein product: MARWVGGGGHLVEAIRLDGRPLLRVSQYGYLVAYCRSVAELAAHVALEDLVEVIPLRARDR
- a CDS encoding response regulator transcription factor, yielding MNVLLVEDDRCLAAAFAAGLRRYGYAVVHASTGREAGQATGYDLVLLDLDLADEDGLALCRSIRRFCGVPLILLSSRGAEQDRVLGLRAGADDYLVKPFGMAALEARIQAVVCRPRAAANATIVVDDLTLDLAARTVRRAGRAIGLTPKEFGLLARIAERRGKVVQREQLLLEIWHDTGRAAARTLDVHITHLRAKLGRPAILQTVRGVGYRLGTAGGG
- the ligD gene encoding non-homologous end-joining DNA ligase, which encodes MGGLPTYSPMLAQPGPLPPPAVDEQWGHEMKWDGVRALAYVEDAALRLVSRNGRNVTTAYPELYPLAGAVGRRDVVLDGEIVAFDEAGRPSFSALQPRMHQRDPARVRHLVATVPVTFMLFDVLHVGADPAIGLPYVERRALLEEVVSAGARWQVPAWFHDDGVHALGLSRRLGMEGIVSKRLSSPYRPGRRSPDWTKVKNFRAQEVVIGGWTPGKGRRAATIGSLLLGVHDGGRLVYAGNVGTGFTEETLRDLLEVLRPLERDTSPFADEVPREQAREARWVDPELVGEVQYAEWTPDHRLRHPSWRGLRGDLAPGQVTREDPGPPPMTGGGAAGPPDQPPPAVPSR
- a CDS encoding LLM class F420-dependent oxidoreductase is translated as MKLRIFTEPQQGATYEDQLRVAQAAERLGFDAFFRSDHYLNMGGDPGPGPTDSWVTLGALARETSTIRLGTLVTAGTFRLPGPLAISVAQVDQMSGGRVEFGFGTGWFDAEHKAYGIPFPPLGERFARFEEQLEIITGLWTTEPGATYSFEGAYYRLVDSPALPKPAQRPRPPVIIGGTGAKRTPRIAARFADEYNVPFNPVDDTAAAFGRVRDAVEAAGREPIVLSAAQVVCVGADEAEVARRAAAIGREVPELRRNGLTGTPQEVLDKLGTFAKAGAERVYLQVLDLSDLDHLELIAAEILPHI